The genomic stretch ACCTTGCAGAATCGGAACTTCGGTAAGCGTCGCAAAATACATGAGGGCGCCGGCAACCGAGGCAAACAGGTTTGCCCACAGGGAATTGCCGCCCAGCAGGGATTGAATCCACCTATCGGGTATCAAGGCCGGATGCCCGGGACGCCCCAGCATGAAGCCTGCCACCAGTACCCCGGCGACCAGAAGCGGAAAAATCTGCTTCATGAATCCCCAGGTGGAGTCCACCCAGTTTTTACGCTCATCGCCCGTAAACCAGGCTTTGAGCATGAAGCTCAGAACGATCAGAAGTGCTATAGTGATATACCACTTTGCCGCAAAAACGGCGGGCCATAACCCGGTGGATCCTGCAGCCGGCCTGGCAAAGGCCGCAAATATCAGGATCAACACCATCGTACCTATATAGAGCGTATCCTGTGCGAGTGTTCGTTCTTTGGCTCCGGCTTCCGGCACATAAATCGGTCCCATGGTGCGGGCGGCATCGTCTTTTCGAAAAATAAAAGCCATCAGCAGGCCTGTGATTACCGCAAAGAACACAGCGCCTATGGCACGCGCCAAACCCAACTGCCAGCCCAGAATCTTTGCCGTCAGACTGATGGCCAGTACATTGATCGCCGGGCCGGAATAAAGAAAAGCGGTAGCCGGCCCGATCCCTGCGCCCCGCGTGTAAATACCGGCAAACAATGGCAGGACCGTGCAGGAACAAACCGCCAGGATGGTTCCGGACACGCTGGCCACCGAATAGGAAAGCACCTTTTTGGCCTGGGCGCCGAAATATTTTAAAACCGATGCTTGGGAAACAAATACAGCGATTGCGCCCGCAATAAAAAAAGCCGGGATCAGGCAGGTCAATACATGCTCCCTGGCATATTCCTGGAGCATCATGAACGCTTCCAGTCCGGATTGCCGGATGGTGGGGTGACTCCAGGGAATATAATAAGCCAGCAGAAATACCCCAATGATCAAAATCAATTTATAACGCTCTTTCATCCAACAGACTCCCGCATTGATGCCGCAACCCATATAATTATATATCGCGATATCATGTTATATTAAGGGTAAAAAATTTTAGCCCTTGCAGATCTCCTCTCTGCGAATTCCCGGCAGCTTTTTCATCAAACCCATGATTTCTGGTTCTCCCTCAAGCCAGTGCTTGATATTGCCGATCATGCTGGCGGCATAAGGGCTTTGCGATCCATCCGCAAGATTGTAATTCATCCACGTGCCATCTCTGAAGGAGGTTATCAGTCCAGCGTCTTCGAGAATCTTCAGGTGCTTGCTGGCCGTTGACTGCGCCGTTCCTAATGCCGCCTGGACTTCACAAACACACATGACCCGGCGCTGCACCATTTTCAGTATCTTAACCCGGGTGGGGTCCGAGACCGCTTTCATTACCTTTATGAATTCTTTCATCGTCCATCTCCATATCGTATTTAGGGAATATAATAGATGGATGGGACATGTCAAGTTATTTTATTACCTCAAATGAGTGAAAAAATCCATAAATAGAAGTAATTAAAACTTGAAAAGCCTTTCAAAAACGGATATTTATGAGTTGAGCAAACGCAAAAAACCCATATTCTGAAAGG from Desulfobacterales bacterium encodes the following:
- a CDS encoding permease codes for the protein MKERYKLILIIGVFLLAYYIPWSHPTIRQSGLEAFMMLQEYAREHVLTCLIPAFFIAGAIAVFVSQASVLKYFGAQAKKVLSYSVASVSGTILAVCSCTVLPLFAGIYTRGAGIGPATAFLYSGPAINVLAISLTAKILGWQLGLARAIGAVFFAVITGLLMAFIFRKDDAARTMGPIYVPEAGAKERTLAQDTLYIGTMVLILIFAAFARPAAGSTGLWPAVFAAKWYITIALLIVLSFMLKAWFTGDERKNWVDSTWGFMKQIFPLLVAGVLVAGFMLGRPGHPALIPDRWIQSLLGGNSLWANLFASVAGALMYFATLTEVPILQGLLGAGMGKGPALALLLAGPALSLPNMLVIGSIMGVKKTVTFCSIIVIMSTIAGMLYGSFAG
- a CDS encoding metalloregulator ArsR/SmtB family transcription factor, giving the protein MKEFIKVMKAVSDPTRVKILKMVQRRVMCVCEVQAALGTAQSTASKHLKILEDAGLITSFRDGTWMNYNLADGSQSPYAASMIGNIKHWLEGEPEIMGLMKKLPGIRREEICKG